One genomic region from Microcella humidisoli encodes:
- a CDS encoding PGPGW domain-containing protein encodes MTSDGVTDPRILQPGDAGYEAAGAAPRITGARSAAASAREAIRRRPKLDQAYRTGVKVVGGTTVGLGVVLMPLPGPGTLIALGGLAILGTESERAKKLNQQGVDLAKRAGAAAKVAKAKRDARKDARQA; translated from the coding sequence GTGACCTCCGACGGCGTGACCGACCCGCGCATCCTGCAGCCCGGCGACGCCGGATACGAGGCCGCGGGTGCCGCGCCGCGCATCACCGGCGCGCGCTCGGCCGCCGCGTCGGCACGCGAAGCGATCCGTCGTCGCCCCAAACTCGACCAGGCCTATCGCACGGGCGTCAAGGTCGTCGGCGGCACCACCGTCGGGCTCGGCGTCGTGCTCATGCCGCTGCCCGGCCCCGGCACGCTCATCGCTCTCGGCGGCCTTGCCATTCTCGGCACAGAGAGCGAGCGGGCGAAGAAGCTCAACCAACAGGGCGTCGACCTCGCGAAGCGAGCAGGAGCCGCAGCGAAGGTCGCGAAGGCGAAACGCGACGCCCGAAAGGATGCCCGGCAGGCGTAG
- a CDS encoding ABC transporter ATP-binding protein, which translates to MLTISNVTKHYGERRVLDEVSFEVGRGRLTGFVGGNGAGKTTTMRIILGVLGADAGEVSLDGSPLTREGRRRFGYMPEERGLYPKMKVHEQLVYLARLRGMRAGVAAAKADELLERLELHERRDEPIEKLSLGNQQRAQIAAALVHEPEVLVLDEPFSGLDPMAVETVLGVLSERAARGVPVLFSSHQLDVVERLCDDIVVIADGRIRAAGTRDALREANAGSQWELQVGDDAAWVRALAEVDVIEFDGGYVLFEADAHGAQLVLQQAAQRGEVQRFAPRRPTLTEIFREVVQ; encoded by the coding sequence ATGCTCACGATCAGCAACGTGACCAAGCACTACGGCGAGCGCCGCGTGCTCGACGAGGTGTCGTTCGAGGTCGGCCGGGGCCGGCTCACCGGTTTCGTCGGTGGCAACGGCGCCGGCAAGACCACGACCATGCGCATCATCCTCGGCGTGCTCGGGGCCGACGCGGGCGAGGTGTCGCTCGACGGCAGCCCCCTCACGCGCGAGGGCCGGCGCCGCTTCGGCTACATGCCCGAAGAGCGGGGGCTGTATCCGAAGATGAAGGTGCACGAGCAGCTCGTGTACCTCGCCCGGCTGCGCGGCATGCGCGCGGGCGTCGCGGCCGCGAAGGCCGATGAGCTGCTCGAACGGCTCGAGCTGCACGAGCGGCGCGACGAACCCATCGAGAAGCTCTCGCTCGGCAACCAGCAGCGTGCGCAGATCGCGGCCGCGCTCGTGCACGAGCCCGAGGTGCTCGTGCTCGACGAACCGTTCTCGGGCCTCGACCCGATGGCCGTCGAGACGGTGCTCGGCGTGCTCAGCGAGCGCGCGGCGCGCGGGGTGCCCGTGCTGTTCTCGAGCCACCAGCTCGACGTCGTCGAGCGTCTCTGCGACGACATCGTCGTGATCGCCGACGGCCGCATCCGCGCGGCCGGCACGCGGGATGCCCTGCGCGAGGCCAACGCGGGCTCGCAGTGGGAGCTGCAGGTCGGCGACGACGCCGCGTGGGTGCGAGCCCTCGCCGAGGTCGACGTCATCGAGTTCGACGGCGGCTACGTGCTTTTCGAGGCCGACGCGCACGGCGCCCAGCTCGTGCTGCAGCAGGCCGCCCAGCGCGGCGAGGTGCAACGGTTCGCACCCCGCCGACCCACCCTGACCGAGATCTTCCGAGAGGTCGTGCAGTGA
- a CDS encoding ABC transporter permease: MTTASPTPHTALSTRAAIGLVASREITSRVRSKSFIISTAILVVIVAAGIIISNLVSSTSGPTSVAAVGSVAEVIDEIDGLEVEPVATIAEAEQLVRDGDVEAAVVPIDDAPAGTPAIEVIALDATPVSLVQALSIAPEVRLLEEAPVDSGLAFLIAFAFGIVFFTAAITFGGTIAQSVVEEKQTRIVEILLTAVPARALLAGKVVGNSALALGQIVLIAVTAALSLMLTGQDVLLSDIGPAAIWFLVFFAVGFVLLASMFAASASLVSRMEDTGTVLQPVTWLVMLPYFLIIFFNDNELVVGIMSYVPFSSPVGMPMRIFLEQAQWWEPYLSLAVLAASAALIVGIGARIYENSLLRTGGRVTLAEALKG, encoded by the coding sequence ATGACCACCGCCAGCCCCACCCCCCACACCGCACTCTCGACGCGCGCGGCCATCGGCCTCGTCGCGTCCCGCGAGATCACCTCGCGCGTGCGATCGAAGTCGTTCATCATCTCGACCGCGATCCTCGTCGTGATCGTCGCGGCGGGCATCATCATCTCGAACCTCGTCTCGAGCACGAGCGGCCCGACCTCGGTCGCCGCCGTTGGCTCCGTCGCCGAGGTGATCGACGAGATCGACGGTCTCGAGGTCGAACCGGTGGCCACCATCGCCGAGGCCGAGCAGCTCGTGCGCGACGGCGATGTCGAGGCCGCCGTCGTCCCGATCGACGACGCGCCGGCCGGCACGCCCGCGATCGAGGTCATCGCGCTCGACGCGACGCCCGTCTCCCTCGTGCAGGCGCTGTCGATCGCCCCCGAGGTACGACTGCTCGAGGAGGCGCCCGTCGACTCGGGGCTCGCCTTCCTCATCGCCTTCGCGTTCGGCATCGTCTTCTTCACCGCCGCCATCACCTTCGGCGGCACCATCGCGCAGAGCGTGGTGGAGGAGAAGCAGACGCGCATCGTCGAGATCCTGCTCACGGCCGTTCCGGCCCGGGCGCTGCTGGCCGGCAAGGTCGTCGGCAACTCGGCGCTCGCGCTCGGCCAAATCGTGCTCATCGCCGTCACGGCGGCGCTCTCGCTCATGCTGACGGGGCAGGACGTGCTGCTGAGCGACATCGGGCCGGCCGCGATCTGGTTCCTGGTGTTCTTCGCCGTCGGCTTCGTGCTGCTCGCCTCGATGTTCGCCGCCTCGGCGTCGCTCGTCTCGCGCATGGAAGACACGGGAACCGTGCTGCAGCCCGTCACCTGGCTCGTGATGCTGCCGTACTTCCTCATCATCTTCTTCAACGACAACGAGCTCGTCGTCGGCATCATGTCGTACGTGCCCTTCTCCTCGCCCGTCGGCATGCCGATGCGCATCTTCCTCGAGCAGGCCCAGTGGTGGGAGCCGTATCTCTCGCTCGCCGTGCTCGCGGCGAGCGCCGCCCTGATCGTCGGCATCGGCGCGCGCATCTACGAGAACTCCCTGCTGCGCACGGGCGGCCGGGTCACGCTCGCCGAGGCGCTCAAGGGCTGA
- a CDS encoding SDR family NAD(P)-dependent oxidoreductase translates to MTAPLADRTLADRTVVVAGAGGIGGRAVCAALTAAGAHVVAVGSRAESLADVDAAETAVVDLADPVAVAAWAAELRDRRSSIDGLLHLVGGWRGGSAPDDFDWLERRVLTTLRVASRELRDDLGASSAGRLAIVSSASVAQPKWGMANYVTLKSAAETWVQALASGWRAKGTPTAAVTFVVGALDELGAVDDLAAACAALWSVDHEQLNGALVELTPAS, encoded by the coding sequence GTGACCGCCCCGCTCGCCGACCGCACCCTCGCCGACCGCACGGTCGTCGTCGCCGGAGCGGGCGGCATCGGCGGCCGGGCCGTGTGCGCCGCCCTCACCGCGGCAGGCGCGCACGTCGTGGCGGTCGGCTCGCGAGCCGAGTCGCTGGCCGACGTGGATGCGGCCGAGACCGCGGTCGTCGACCTCGCCGACCCGGTGGCCGTCGCCGCGTGGGCGGCCGAGCTGCGCGACCGCCGCTCGAGCATCGACGGCCTGCTGCACCTCGTGGGCGGCTGGCGCGGCGGCTCGGCGCCCGACGACTTCGACTGGCTCGAGCGCCGGGTGCTCACGACCCTGCGGGTCGCCAGCCGCGAGCTGCGCGACGACCTCGGCGCGTCGAGCGCTGGGCGTCTGGCGATCGTGAGCTCCGCATCCGTCGCCCAGCCGAAGTGGGGCATGGCCAACTACGTCACCCTCAAATCGGCGGCCGAGACGTGGGTGCAGGCGCTTGCGAGCGGCTGGCGGGCGAAGGGCACGCCGACGGCGGCCGTGACCTTCGTGGTCGGAGCGCTCGACGAGCTCGGCGCCGTCGACGACCTCGCGGCCGCCTGCGCCGCGCTCTGGTCGGTCGACCACGAGCAGCTCAACGGCGCGCTCGTCGAACTCACTCCGGCGTCCTGA
- a CDS encoding DUF6421 family protein — protein sequence MTDTTATRSSSIIGEPEVVEDALGVRGADAALTSAQIVADLAWSRLKHAAEALRPLQVHDGSIPESDHHAEAAQHVAEIVAALRHFAPLIPYDTAYLEACAVDFERWADGGFAVPDFFDALDAFRPADERRDGVAHLVVFPMYTQNGSADRLVEAVVFDVIWPDFIAELEASAYGNALYLGLRFADFTPGYDTNSAVLFPESVAVTPRVPAGAPEGTPAQLPVFTWGAIFADREAARYRRVVRAAAEITKLDLPDDALALLDDQALAERTFVMWDMIHDRAHMRGDLPFDPFMIKQRMPFFLYTLEELRCDLTAFREAVALWRAEGTDEVTRQHARLVQYAVIFDRIFRFAITGTRVRNYDGVGGQLLFAWMHQKGVLHWTDTQLTIDWDAVPDVVVALSDAINDLYWASIDRPKAVHWLKAYELVSSTLTPHPASVWARGLSDEVLAGPLKGYTDLVLDDEFPLSMFYEALHKKMAQVIESTAGIIGRTA from the coding sequence ATGACCGACACCACCGCTACGCGCAGCAGCAGCATCATCGGAGAGCCCGAGGTCGTCGAAGACGCCCTCGGCGTGCGGGGTGCGGATGCTGCGCTCACGAGCGCGCAGATCGTCGCCGACCTTGCCTGGTCGCGCCTCAAGCACGCCGCCGAGGCCCTGCGCCCGCTGCAGGTGCACGACGGCAGCATCCCCGAGTCGGATCACCACGCCGAGGCCGCGCAGCACGTCGCCGAGATCGTCGCGGCGCTGCGCCACTTCGCCCCGCTGATCCCGTACGACACCGCCTACCTCGAGGCCTGCGCCGTCGACTTCGAGCGCTGGGCCGACGGCGGCTTCGCCGTGCCCGACTTCTTCGACGCGCTCGACGCGTTCCGCCCGGCCGATGAGCGCCGCGACGGTGTCGCTCACCTCGTCGTGTTCCCGATGTACACCCAGAACGGTTCGGCCGACCGCCTCGTCGAGGCCGTCGTCTTCGACGTCATCTGGCCCGACTTCATCGCCGAGCTCGAGGCGAGCGCCTACGGCAACGCCCTGTACCTCGGGCTGCGATTCGCCGACTTCACGCCCGGCTACGACACCAACTCGGCCGTGCTGTTCCCCGAATCGGTCGCCGTCACGCCGCGCGTGCCGGCGGGGGCTCCCGAGGGCACGCCGGCCCAGCTGCCCGTCTTCACGTGGGGCGCGATCTTCGCCGACCGCGAGGCCGCGCGCTACCGCCGCGTCGTGCGTGCCGCCGCCGAGATCACGAAGCTCGACCTGCCCGACGACGCGCTCGCGCTGCTCGACGACCAGGCGCTCGCCGAGCGCACCTTCGTGATGTGGGACATGATCCACGACCGGGCGCACATGCGCGGCGACCTGCCGTTCGACCCGTTCATGATCAAGCAGCGCATGCCGTTCTTCCTCTACACGCTCGAAGAGCTGCGCTGCGACCTCACGGCCTTCCGCGAGGCCGTCGCGCTGTGGCGTGCCGAGGGCACCGACGAGGTGACGCGCCAGCACGCGCGCCTCGTGCAGTACGCCGTCATCTTCGACCGCATCTTCCGCTTCGCGATCACCGGCACGCGCGTGCGCAACTACGACGGCGTCGGCGGCCAGCTGCTCTTCGCGTGGATGCACCAGAAGGGCGTGCTGCACTGGACCGACACCCAGCTCACGATCGACTGGGACGCCGTTCCCGACGTCGTCGTGGCGCTCTCGGACGCCATCAACGACCTGTACTGGGCCTCGATCGACCGGCCCAAGGCGGTGCACTGGCTCAAGGCGTACGAGCTCGTCTCGAGCACGCTCACCCCGCACCCGGCCTCGGTCTGGGCGCGCGGCCTGAGCGACGAGGTGCTCGCCGGCCCGCTCAAGGGCTACACCGATCTCGTGCTCGACGACGAGTTCCCGCTCTCGATGTTCTACGAGGCCCTGCACAAGAAGATGGCGCAGGTCATCGAGTCGACGGCGGGCATCATCGGCCGCACCGCGTGA
- a CDS encoding sensor histidine kinase, whose amino-acid sequence MTATAPAVLPVDADGHWMRPAPGRAGLRTDAIVALVIAIGASATVTLYSVAEFFDEPTEPWKAVLMVLGISGPLVWRRRYPVTVTVIVSAVYIIGVYNAVPEVLFSNIAIFAGMYSIGAWSTSRRRAFIARVLIVGGMFLWLFWELTRAAFDTSLAPDDAGVGLIAPGVAVGLITVITNILYFAGAWAFGDRAWAAARERAQLQARTEELARERERTAEQAVALDRVRIGRELHDVVAHHVSVMGIQAGAARRALGGDRPDAAAAAAESLAAIEQSARQAVDELHRLVSTLRSTADGDTEAADGPSTRTTAHLPALVDEVRGTGRPATLTIVGEPVPLGPLVDTTLYRVAREAVTNSLKHAGASAALEVRLRFTPEVVELEVSDSGVGARAVARGSAAPGGGLGQVGMRERLAAVGGTLEAGPRSRGGYLVRASVPLVVEERGVKESNLEEGTA is encoded by the coding sequence GTGACCGCGACCGCCCCCGCCGTGCTGCCCGTCGACGCCGACGGGCACTGGATGCGCCCCGCACCCGGCCGCGCCGGCCTGCGCACCGACGCGATCGTCGCGCTCGTGATCGCGATCGGCGCCTCGGCGACGGTCACCCTCTACTCGGTTGCCGAGTTCTTCGACGAGCCGACCGAGCCGTGGAAGGCCGTGCTCATGGTGCTCGGCATCTCGGGCCCGCTCGTGTGGCGGCGGCGCTACCCGGTCACCGTCACCGTCATCGTCTCAGCGGTCTACATCATCGGCGTCTACAACGCCGTGCCCGAGGTGCTGTTCAGCAATATCGCGATCTTCGCGGGCATGTACTCGATCGGCGCCTGGTCGACGTCGCGGCGGCGAGCGTTCATTGCGCGCGTCCTCATCGTCGGCGGCATGTTCCTCTGGCTGTTCTGGGAGCTGACGCGCGCCGCCTTCGACACCTCCCTCGCGCCCGACGACGCCGGGGTCGGGCTCATCGCGCCCGGCGTCGCCGTCGGGCTCATCACCGTCATCACGAACATCCTGTACTTCGCGGGCGCCTGGGCCTTCGGCGACCGTGCATGGGCGGCAGCCCGCGAGCGCGCGCAGCTGCAGGCGCGCACCGAGGAACTCGCCCGCGAACGCGAGCGCACGGCCGAGCAGGCCGTCGCCCTCGACCGCGTGCGCATCGGTCGCGAGCTGCACGACGTCGTCGCCCACCACGTCTCGGTCATGGGAATCCAGGCCGGCGCCGCGCGCCGCGCCCTCGGCGGCGACCGACCGGACGCGGCCGCGGCGGCCGCGGAATCGCTCGCCGCGATCGAGCAGTCCGCCCGGCAGGCGGTCGACGAGCTGCACCGGCTCGTGTCGACCCTGCGGTCGACCGCCGACGGCGATACCGAGGCCGCCGACGGGCCGAGCACACGCACGACCGCCCATCTGCCCGCCCTGGTCGACGAAGTGCGCGGCACCGGGCGCCCGGCGACCCTCACGATCGTCGGCGAACCGGTGCCGCTCGGCCCCCTGGTCGACACCACGCTCTACCGGGTGGCGCGCGAAGCCGTGACAAACAGCCTCAAGCACGCCGGGGCGAGCGCGGCGCTCGAGGTGCGGCTGCGCTTCACCCCGGAGGTCGTCGAGCTCGAGGTCTCCGACTCGGGAGTCGGCGCGCGCGCGGTCGCCCGCGGCTCCGCAGCGCCCGGCGGCGGGCTCGGGCAGGTCGGCATGCGCGAGCGGCTCGCGGCCGTCGGCGGCACGCTCGAGGCCGGGCCACGCAGCCGTGGGGGATACCTCGTGCGGGCATCCGTGCCGCTCGTGGTGGAGGAGCGCGGCGTCAAGGAGAGCAATCTCGAGGAGGGCACCGCGTGA
- the erm gene encoding 23S ribosomal RNA methyltransferase Erm, whose translation MSRRHRSSSPTQRSNRETPRAGHPPRRQHDLGQNDLVDRRAIAAVVEQVVSTTGPIVELAAGAGRLTVPLAALGRPLTAIEIDPRRVVALRARLPSRVRVIEGDLLRKPLPASPHVIVGNLPFHLSTATLRRLLAAEGWTSAALILQWEAARRRAGIGGGSQLTAQSAPWFEFRLVSRIPSTAFRPRPAVDAALLVIERRTQPLVPSRDRAAYQRWVASVFAVPGSACSALARADRLSRRASRARCARAGVDAEKPVSRITAEGWAALWRDSRPR comes from the coding sequence ATGTCTCGTCGTCACCGTTCTTCGTCACCAACCCAGCGGTCCAACCGTGAAACGCCACGGGCCGGTCACCCTCCCCGACGCCAGCACGACCTCGGTCAGAACGACCTCGTCGATCGACGAGCGATCGCGGCTGTCGTCGAGCAGGTGGTGTCGACAACCGGCCCTATCGTCGAGCTCGCCGCAGGAGCCGGTCGACTCACTGTGCCCCTCGCGGCGCTCGGCCGCCCCCTCACCGCCATCGAGATCGACCCTCGTCGAGTGGTCGCGCTACGGGCGAGACTCCCTTCGCGGGTGCGAGTTATCGAGGGTGATCTTCTGCGCAAGCCGTTGCCCGCATCACCGCATGTCATCGTCGGCAACCTGCCCTTCCATCTGTCGACGGCAACGCTTCGACGGCTGCTCGCTGCAGAAGGCTGGACCTCGGCCGCCTTGATTCTGCAGTGGGAGGCGGCGCGTCGACGTGCCGGCATCGGCGGCGGCAGTCAGCTGACCGCGCAGTCTGCGCCGTGGTTCGAGTTTCGACTCGTCAGCCGTATTCCTTCCACGGCTTTCCGCCCACGCCCCGCGGTAGACGCCGCGCTCTTGGTGATTGAGCGACGCACTCAGCCGCTCGTACCGAGTCGCGACCGAGCGGCCTATCAGCGCTGGGTTGCGTCCGTCTTCGCCGTGCCCGGTAGTGCGTGCTCGGCACTCGCGCGCGCCGATCGCCTGTCTCGCCGAGCCAGCCGCGCGCGTTGCGCTCGTGCAGGGGTCGATGCAGAGAAACCGGTCTCGCGCATCACTGCGGAGGGTTGGGCGGCGCTGTGGCGCGACTCTCGACCGCGCTGA
- a CDS encoding 2'-5' RNA ligase family protein, with product MRFVSNLEATPAARESSESLYAVVALFTPIGAGTSFLRSQWPPHLTLASNFTTAAQEPELRRVVREQLAGTRPIPVTLGSPALFGSDQSVPVLLVSSEQVAVLHDALADLLMSMEGFAAREPEFWRTGFQPHVTVVPGAQMQTGDDRELRHVILVRLDGPLASVIDSADLLSAVESRATAPPNPPQ from the coding sequence GTGCGCTTCGTGTCGAACCTCGAAGCCACGCCGGCAGCGCGCGAGTCGTCAGAGTCTCTCTATGCCGTTGTCGCGCTCTTCACACCGATCGGCGCGGGCACGAGTTTCTTGCGCTCACAATGGCCGCCGCATCTGACGCTGGCCTCCAACTTCACGACAGCTGCGCAGGAACCAGAGCTGCGACGGGTGGTCCGCGAACAGCTGGCGGGCACCAGGCCCATACCGGTGACTCTTGGGTCGCCCGCACTGTTCGGATCGGACCAGAGTGTTCCCGTGCTGCTCGTGTCTTCCGAGCAGGTGGCTGTGCTCCATGACGCGCTGGCCGACCTCCTCATGTCGATGGAGGGCTTCGCCGCTCGCGAGCCCGAGTTCTGGCGAACGGGGTTCCAGCCGCACGTCACAGTCGTTCCTGGTGCGCAGATGCAGACCGGCGACGACCGCGAGCTTCGGCACGTCATTCTCGTCCGCCTCGACGGACCCCTCGCCTCGGTGATCGACTCGGCAGACCTCCTCAGCGCGGTCGAGAGTCGCGCCACAGCGCCGCCCAACCCTCCGCAGTGA
- a CDS encoding threonine aldolase family protein — MRIHDTSYRGFASDNYAGVHPEVLAALAEANGGHQIAYGEDQYTARLAEVVKAEFGEQAEVFPVFNGTGANVLALTALMPRWGAVIASGTAHIHTDEGGAPERVSGLKLFTVPTPDGKLTPELVDTEAFGWGDEHRAQPLAVSITNTTEVGTVYTPAEVRALADHAHAHGMALHLDGARVWNAAAALGTSLHAFTADAGVDILSLGGTKNGLMGAEAIVVIDPARVDGLIYLRKMNMQLASKMRFISAQLLTLFDEGLGIRSAMHANAMAARLRAGLEGMLADGSVPAGSLGFSQQTQANAVFALLANDAADRIRERVRFYDWDRARGEVRWMCAFDTTEADIDGFLQVVRQELNH, encoded by the coding sequence ATGCGCATCCACGACACCAGCTACCGCGGCTTCGCGAGCGACAACTACGCCGGCGTGCACCCCGAAGTGCTCGCGGCCCTCGCCGAGGCCAACGGCGGCCACCAGATCGCCTACGGCGAAGACCAGTACACGGCCCGCCTCGCAGAGGTGGTGAAGGCCGAGTTCGGCGAGCAGGCCGAGGTCTTCCCCGTCTTCAACGGCACCGGCGCCAACGTGCTCGCGCTCACGGCGCTCATGCCGCGCTGGGGCGCCGTCATCGCGAGCGGCACGGCGCACATCCACACCGACGAGGGCGGCGCGCCCGAGCGCGTGAGCGGCCTCAAGCTCTTCACCGTGCCGACCCCCGACGGCAAGCTCACCCCCGAGCTCGTCGACACCGAGGCCTTCGGCTGGGGCGACGAGCACCGTGCGCAGCCCCTCGCCGTGAGCATCACCAACACCACCGAGGTCGGCACGGTCTACACGCCCGCCGAGGTGCGTGCCCTCGCCGATCACGCGCACGCCCACGGCATGGCCCTGCACCTCGACGGCGCCCGGGTCTGGAACGCCGCCGCCGCCCTCGGCACGAGCCTGCACGCCTTCACCGCCGACGCCGGCGTCGACATCCTGTCGCTCGGCGGCACGAAGAACGGCCTCATGGGCGCCGAGGCGATCGTCGTCATCGACCCCGCGCGCGTCGACGGGCTCATCTACCTGCGCAAGATGAACATGCAGCTCGCGAGCAAGATGCGCTTCATCTCGGCGCAGCTGCTGACCCTCTTCGACGAGGGTCTGGGCATCCGCTCGGCGATGCACGCGAACGCCATGGCGGCACGGCTGCGGGCAGGCCTTGAGGGGATGCTCGCCGACGGCTCGGTGCCCGCCGGGTCGCTCGGCTTCAGCCAGCAGACCCAGGCCAATGCCGTCTTCGCACTCCTGGCAAACGACGCCGCCGACCGGATCCGCGAACGCGTGCGCTTCTACGACTGGGACCGCGCGCGTGGCGAGGTGCGCTGGATGTGCGCGTTCGACACGACCGAGGCCGACATCGACGGCTTCCTGCAGGTCGTGCGCCAAGAGCTCAACCACTGA
- a CDS encoding LLM class F420-dependent oxidoreductase encodes MRFGLFIPQGWRHDLVDIDPTEQWSVMKKLSLHADAGQWESIWVYDHFHTVPVPSDEATHEAWTLMSAFGAVTERVRLGQMCTCMGYRNPAYLAKVAATVDHVSGGRVEMGIGGGWYEHEWKAYGYGFPEIGDRLRALDEGVQIMRQAWSEGTATLDGRYFQVDGAIVRPLPVQKEGIPLWIAGGGEKVTLRIAAQYGQYTNFGGSPEEFTAKSEILRGHCERLGTSFEAITRSSNYNTVIGRDEAEVADRIAAIEARLERFIGAERATKAVADLRNGTGLAGTPEQLIERLQQMQALGMTYAITYFAEAAYDTSGIELFENEVMPALL; translated from the coding sequence ATGCGATTCGGACTCTTCATTCCCCAAGGCTGGCGCCACGATCTCGTCGACATCGACCCGACCGAGCAGTGGTCGGTGATGAAGAAACTTTCGTTGCACGCCGATGCCGGCCAGTGGGAGTCGATCTGGGTCTACGACCACTTCCACACCGTGCCCGTGCCGAGCGACGAGGCCACGCACGAGGCCTGGACGCTCATGTCGGCCTTCGGCGCCGTGACCGAGCGTGTGCGCCTCGGCCAGATGTGCACGTGCATGGGCTACCGCAACCCCGCGTACCTCGCGAAGGTCGCGGCCACGGTCGACCACGTCTCGGGCGGGCGCGTCGAGATGGGCATCGGTGGCGGCTGGTACGAGCACGAGTGGAAGGCCTACGGCTACGGCTTCCCCGAGATCGGCGATCGCTTGCGCGCACTCGACGAGGGCGTGCAGATCATGCGGCAGGCCTGGTCAGAGGGCACGGCGACCCTCGACGGCCGCTACTTCCAGGTCGACGGCGCGATCGTGCGGCCGCTGCCGGTGCAGAAGGAGGGCATCCCGCTCTGGATCGCCGGTGGTGGCGAGAAGGTGACGCTGCGCATCGCCGCGCAGTACGGGCAGTACACCAACTTCGGGGGCAGCCCCGAGGAGTTCACGGCGAAGAGCGAGATCCTCCGCGGGCACTGCGAGCGCCTCGGCACGAGCTTCGAGGCCATCACGCGCTCGTCGAACTACAACACCGTCATCGGCCGCGACGAGGCCGAGGTGGCCGATCGCATTGCCGCGATCGAGGCGCGCCTCGAGCGCTTCATCGGCGCCGAACGGGCGACGAAGGCCGTCGCCGACCTGCGCAACGGCACGGGCCTCGCGGGCACGCCCGAGCAGCTCATCGAGCGTCTGCAGCAGATGCAGGCGCTCGGCATGACCTACGCGATCACCTACTTCGCGGAGGCCGCCTACGACACGAGCGGCATCGAGCTGTTCGAGAACGAGGTCATGCCAGCGCTGTTGTAG
- a CDS encoding response regulator: protein MNVRVLLVDDHDLVRTGFRTILESEPGIEVVGEARDGAEAIEQVAALHPDVVCMDVQMPGMDGLEATRRIIAARDARPGPAVGVLVLTTFDRDDYLFSALDAGASGFLLKNASPEKLVEAVLVVAQGDALLAPDVTRRVIERAAVVREPSAARDARLDDLTERETEVLRLLARGLSNAEIARELWLGEATVKTHVSKVLLKLSLRDRVHAVVFAYENGVAVRGDTA from the coding sequence GTGAACGTGCGCGTGCTGCTCGTCGACGATCACGACCTCGTGCGCACCGGATTCCGCACGATCCTGGAGTCCGAACCGGGCATCGAGGTCGTCGGCGAAGCGCGCGACGGCGCGGAGGCGATCGAGCAGGTCGCCGCCCTGCACCCCGATGTCGTGTGCATGGACGTGCAGATGCCGGGCATGGACGGCCTCGAGGCGACGCGGCGCATCATCGCGGCGCGGGATGCCCGGCCGGGGCCTGCCGTCGGCGTGCTCGTGCTGACGACCTTCGATCGCGACGACTACCTGTTCTCGGCGCTCGACGCCGGGGCGAGCGGTTTTCTGCTCAAGAACGCGAGTCCCGAGAAGCTCGTCGAAGCCGTGCTCGTCGTCGCCCAGGGCGATGCGCTGCTGGCGCCCGATGTGACGCGGCGCGTGATCGAGCGCGCCGCCGTCGTGCGCGAGCCGTCGGCCGCGCGCGACGCACGACTCGATGACCTCACCGAGCGCGAGACCGAGGTGCTGCGCCTGCTCGCGCGGGGCCTCAGCAACGCCGAGATCGCCCGTGAGCTGTGGCTCGGCGAGGCGACCGTCAAGACCCACGTGTCGAAGGTGCTGCTCAAGCTCAGCCTGCGCGACCGCGTGCACGCCGTCGTGTTCGCCTACGAGAACGGTGTCGCCGTGCGGGGCGACACCGCGTAG